A genome region from Candidatus Hydrogenedentota bacterium includes the following:
- the polA gene encoding DNA polymerase I — translation MAERLYIIDGTAFAFRSFFAIRGGLNDSKGRPTNAAYGFARVLLKILREEKPDRLVVTFDAGGPTFRDAMYGEYKAQREETPPDLVAQFPMMKKLVEAFGIPMLCVEGVEADDVIGTLARRAGAEGLETVIVSGDKDLLQLVSDRVSVYDPNKGDAGMRYTAAEVRERFGVGPEHVVDVLGLMGDASDNVPGVRGIGEKTARRLLETYGSLDGVYAHLDDLKGKMRENLEQDRDMAFLSRELATIKTDVPLDFDLASATCKPLDRARLAEVFAELQFQSLLEDFLPDAGQGESLRYMLVLDKAQLADAIAEMRAAGEFALDTETTSTDPMQASLVGISMSAKARTGYYIPIAHTPEAMMRKAHPDDLFGEPLECVPKKEALALLRPLIEDPAVSKTGHNIKYDMIVLAREGIEVRGIAMDTMVASYLTDPSRLRHNLDEASLLYLKRKTIPIADLIGKGTKTITFDQVPVDRACEYSCEDADVTWRLTGVFRPLLRERELEPLFREVELPLIRVLARMEMAGVAIDAAVFDRLHVELTRRLKALEETIFEEAGTPFQINSPKQLQAILFDRLGLAPKRKTKTGYSTDVDVLEELAGEHPLPAKILEYRSLDKLLGTYVDALPKLVNPSTGRIHTSFNQAVTATGRLSSSDPNLQNIPVRSELGRQIREGFIANPEGMRLISADYSQIELRILAHLSGDKALREAFARDADIHRDTASRIFGVSPESVTPDMRRQAKAVNFGVVYGISAFGLAKNAGLSNSEAARFIEQYFAQYPRVRAWLDETIERARRDGYTTTMLNRRRYVPDLKSSDVATRKAAERATINTPVQGSAADIIKRAMVRLDAALEKTRARMLLQVHDELLVECPAEDVDAVAEEMRRIMENAIALDVPLKVDVGTGRNWADAH, via the coding sequence ATGGCGGAGAGGCTATACATAATTGACGGAACGGCATTCGCGTTCCGTTCTTTCTTCGCTATTCGCGGCGGACTGAATGATTCCAAGGGAAGGCCGACCAACGCGGCCTACGGTTTTGCCCGCGTGCTCCTGAAAATCCTGCGCGAGGAAAAACCCGACCGGCTCGTGGTGACATTCGATGCGGGCGGCCCGACGTTCCGCGACGCCATGTACGGCGAATACAAGGCGCAGCGCGAGGAAACGCCGCCCGATCTTGTCGCGCAGTTCCCGATGATGAAGAAACTCGTCGAGGCCTTTGGCATTCCGATGTTGTGCGTCGAGGGCGTCGAGGCGGACGACGTCATCGGAACGCTGGCGCGCCGGGCCGGGGCCGAAGGTCTGGAGACCGTCATTGTGTCCGGGGACAAGGATCTGCTGCAACTCGTGTCAGATCGCGTTTCGGTCTACGATCCGAACAAGGGCGATGCCGGCATGCGCTACACGGCCGCCGAGGTCCGCGAACGCTTCGGCGTCGGGCCGGAACACGTGGTTGACGTGCTCGGCCTGATGGGCGATGCTTCGGACAATGTTCCGGGTGTTCGCGGCATCGGCGAGAAGACCGCACGCAGGCTGCTGGAAACCTACGGTTCGCTCGATGGCGTGTACGCGCATCTGGACGATCTCAAGGGAAAGATGCGCGAAAACCTCGAACAGGATCGCGACATGGCGTTTCTCAGCCGCGAACTGGCGACCATCAAGACGGACGTGCCGCTCGATTTCGATTTGGCCTCGGCCACATGCAAGCCGCTTGATCGCGCGCGGCTCGCCGAAGTTTTCGCCGAGCTTCAATTCCAATCGCTGCTCGAGGATTTTCTGCCCGACGCGGGCCAGGGTGAATCGTTGCGTTACATGCTCGTGTTGGACAAGGCGCAATTGGCGGATGCGATTGCCGAAATGCGCGCCGCGGGCGAATTCGCGCTCGACACCGAAACGACTTCGACGGATCCCATGCAGGCGTCGCTCGTCGGAATATCCATGAGCGCCAAGGCGCGGACCGGGTATTACATCCCCATAGCGCACACGCCGGAAGCCATGATGCGCAAGGCGCATCCGGATGATCTGTTCGGCGAACCGCTCGAATGCGTGCCGAAAAAAGAGGCGCTGGCCCTGTTGCGTCCCCTGATTGAGGATCCGGCGGTCAGCAAGACCGGGCACAATATCAAATACGATATGATTGTGTTGGCCCGTGAGGGAATCGAGGTCAGAGGCATCGCCATGGATACCATGGTGGCGTCCTACTTGACGGACCCGTCGCGTTTGAGGCATAATCTGGATGAAGCAAGCCTCCTGTACCTGAAGAGGAAAACGATTCCCATAGCCGATTTGATTGGCAAGGGAACGAAAACCATCACGTTTGACCAAGTCCCCGTAGATCGCGCATGTGAGTATTCATGCGAGGATGCGGATGTGACGTGGCGGCTGACGGGGGTGTTCAGACCGCTGCTGCGTGAACGTGAACTGGAGCCGCTTTTCCGGGAGGTGGAACTTCCGCTGATTCGCGTGTTGGCGCGTATGGAAATGGCGGGCGTGGCGATAGACGCCGCCGTGTTCGACCGCTTGCATGTCGAATTGACAAGACGCCTGAAGGCGCTTGAGGAAACCATATTTGAAGAAGCAGGCACGCCGTTCCAGATCAATTCGCCCAAGCAACTGCAAGCGATATTGTTCGATCGGCTCGGGCTGGCGCCCAAACGAAAGACCAAGACCGGGTACTCGACCGACGTGGACGTGCTCGAGGAACTCGCGGGCGAGCATCCGTTGCCCGCGAAGATCCTCGAATACCGGTCGCTGGACAAATTGCTAGGCACCTATGTAGACGCGCTGCCGAAACTCGTGAACCCGTCAACCGGCCGTATTCACACGTCGTTCAACCAGGCGGTCACGGCCACGGGGCGGCTTTCGAGCAGCGATCCCAATTTGCAAAACATCCCGGTGCGTTCGGAACTCGGACGGCAAATCCGGGAAGGGTTCATCGCGAATCCGGAGGGCATGCGGCTGATTTCGGCCGACTACTCGCAAATCGAACTGCGGATCCTGGCGCACTTGTCCGGTGACAAGGCGCTGCGGGAAGCGTTCGCGCGGGATGCGGACATTCACCGCGACACAGCGTCGCGCATTTTCGGCGTTTCGCCGGAATCGGTGACGCCGGACATGCGCCGGCAGGCCAAGGCGGTGAATTTCGGCGTGGTGTACGGCATCAGCGCGTTCGGCTTGGCGAAAAACGCCGGCTTGTCGAACAGCGAGGCTGCACGCTTTATCGAACAGTATTTCGCGCAGTATCCGCGCGTCAGGGCATGGCTCGACGAGACCATCGAGCGCGCCCGCCGTGACGGCTACACAACGACGATGTTGAACCGGCGCCGGTATGTGCCCGATCTGAAGAGTTCGGACGTGGCGACGCGGAAAGCCGCCGAGCGGGCGACGATCAACACGCCGGTGCAGGGCAGCGCAGCCGACATCATCAAGCGCGCGATGGTCCGGCTGGACGCCGCGCTCGAAAAAACGCGCGCACGGATGTTGTTGCAGGTGCATGACGAACTGTTGGTCGAGTGTCCGGCAGAGGATGTGGACGCGGTGGCGGAGGAGATGCGCCGCATCATGGAAAACGCCATTGCATTGGACGTCCCCCTGAAGGTGGACGTGGGAACTGGAAGGAATTGGGCCGATGCCCATTGA
- the lpxB gene encoding lipid-A-disaccharide synthase, which produces MIRIFLAAGETSGDIHGANLVRALCAADAGVVCEGLGGPRMAAAGMELREDLAGRAIMGFAEVARSLPYIRRVFRETEAHLAKTRPDCVVLIDYPGFNMRLAARAKAMGLRVVYYISPQVWAWKAGRVKTIARVVDKMLVILPFEEKLYREAGVDCAFVGHPLMDQLEAASVEGIYRGGLLVGLLPGSREQEIRRLMQPMIAVARGIRAAHPEVRFVVPCVNAAREAQVRALSGDLPIETTIGRMYEVLDAARFCLVASGTATLETALFGVPMAILYKTGRLNYWIARRLVRIPHIGLVNILAGRGIVPEFIQEQASADAILPVALELMADTPSRRQMLDDLAALRAALGGPGASMRAARAIVAVAQGN; this is translated from the coding sequence GTGATTCGGATATTTCTGGCAGCCGGCGAAACGTCCGGCGACATTCATGGCGCGAATCTCGTGCGCGCGTTGTGTGCGGCGGACGCAGGTGTTGTTTGCGAGGGCTTGGGCGGCCCGCGAATGGCGGCGGCGGGCATGGAATTGCGGGAGGACCTCGCCGGGCGCGCGATCATGGGATTCGCGGAAGTCGCGCGGTCGCTGCCTTATATCCGGCGTGTGTTTCGTGAAACCGAAGCGCATTTGGCCAAGACCCGGCCCGATTGCGTCGTGTTGATTGACTATCCCGGTTTCAACATGCGGCTGGCGGCACGGGCGAAGGCGATGGGTTTGCGCGTGGTCTATTACATCAGTCCCCAGGTATGGGCATGGAAGGCCGGTCGCGTGAAGACGATCGCGCGCGTCGTGGACAAAATGCTGGTCATCCTGCCCTTTGAGGAGAAACTGTACCGCGAGGCCGGCGTGGATTGCGCGTTCGTGGGGCATCCGCTGATGGACCAGCTGGAAGCGGCGTCCGTTGAGGGAATCTACCGCGGCGGGCTGCTCGTGGGTTTGTTGCCCGGCAGCCGCGAGCAGGAGATCCGGCGGCTCATGCAGCCGATGATTGCCGTGGCGCGCGGCATCCGCGCGGCCCATCCGGAAGTGCGATTCGTCGTGCCGTGCGTGAATGCGGCGCGCGAGGCACAGGTCCGCGCGCTGTCGGGCGATCTGCCGATTGAAACGACAATCGGACGCATGTATGAAGTGCTGGACGCGGCGCGGTTCTGTCTGGTAGCATCAGGCACGGCGACACTCGAAACGGCGTTGTTCGGCGTGCCGATGGCGATCCTGTACAAGACGGGCCGCCTGAACTACTGGATTGCGCGGCGACTTGTGCGCATACCGCACATCGGACTGGTCAACATTCTTGCGGGCCGGGGCATCGTGCCCGAGTTCATTCAGGAGCAGGCGTCGGCGGACGCCATCCTGCCCGTGGCGCTTGAATTGATGGCCGACACGCCGAGCCGTCGGCAAATGCTGGACGACCTCGCGGCGCTGCGGGCGGCGTTGGGCGGACCGGGCGCCTCGATGCGCGCCGCGCGGGCGATCGTCGCCGTGGCGCAAGGAAACTGA